The Xanthomonas sontii genome contains a region encoding:
- a CDS encoding oxidoreductase-like domain-containing protein: MSDPAANADPRPQAPLPPGPSDCCDSGCPLCVYDLYHEELERYRQALAAWRMRHPGADADA, from the coding sequence ATGTCCGACCCTGCCGCCAATGCCGATCCCCGCCCGCAGGCGCCGCTGCCGCCGGGCCCCAGCGACTGCTGCGACAGCGGCTGTCCGCTGTGCGTCTACGACCTCTACCACGAGGAGCTGGAGCGCTACCGGCAGGCGCTGGCCGCCTGGCGGATGCGCCATCCCGGCGCCGACGCGGACGCCTGA
- a CDS encoding PA2169 family four-helix-bundle protein gives MSIQSKTTHSLNDLIAISRDGKDFYEEAAQKVGDAELSALFLRIAGVKSDIVSSLSAVVQSVGGKPEEHGTMVGSMQQMYGKVRAALGDTKYGYVAELEESEDRLLKAFNETIADADTPVAARDAATRLLPEVRACHDVMRTRKHAMKNAA, from the coding sequence ATGAGCATCCAGAGCAAGACCACGCACAGCCTCAACGACCTCATCGCCATTTCCCGCGACGGCAAGGACTTCTACGAAGAAGCTGCGCAGAAGGTGGGCGACGCCGAACTGTCCGCGCTGTTCCTGCGCATCGCCGGCGTCAAGTCGGACATCGTCAGCAGCCTGAGCGCAGTGGTGCAGTCGGTCGGCGGCAAGCCGGAAGAGCACGGCACCATGGTCGGCAGCATGCAGCAGATGTACGGCAAGGTCCGTGCCGCGCTGGGCGACACCAAGTACGGCTACGTCGCCGAGCTGGAAGAGTCCGAAGATCGCCTGCTGAAGGCCTTCAACGAGACGATCGCCGACGCCGACACCCCGGTCGCCGCGCGCGACGCCGCCACCCGCCTGCTGCCGGAAGTGCGCGCCTGCCACGACGTGATGCGCACCCGCAAGCACGCGATGAAGAACGCGGCATAA
- a CDS encoding MFS transporter, with amino-acid sequence MTSSATVPLSRRGYVLILFALAMGGFAIGTSEFSTMGLMPYIGRGLVIDAPQVGHLISAYALGVVVGAPLLAILGARWSRRDLLLALMGFYAFGNLASAVAPDYHSMLLARFVAGLPHGAYFGVATLVAASIGPPDQRGAAVSRVLLGLNLAVLVGNPLATWLGQVAEWRYAYALVAAIAVLTVVLVWRLLPADPQEARPSPLRELRAFNRTQVWLALGIGAIGFAGMFCVFSYLAPTLMEVTGVSEHWIPVAMGAFGLGGLLGNLAGGWLFDRMQFRAVPLVLLWSLAVLLVFPLAATSPWAVLPAVVAVGSMGALAPVLQTRLMDVASDAQTLAAASNHAAFNLANALGPWLGGIAIGAGLGWTSTGYVGAAMAMGGLLIYLWARQAARRGACAHAAG; translated from the coding sequence ATGACCTCATCCGCCACGGTGCCGCTGTCGCGGCGCGGCTACGTGCTGATCCTGTTCGCGCTGGCGATGGGCGGTTTCGCGATCGGCACCAGCGAGTTCTCCACCATGGGGCTGATGCCGTACATCGGCCGTGGTCTGGTCATCGATGCGCCACAGGTCGGGCATCTGATCAGTGCCTATGCGCTGGGCGTGGTGGTCGGTGCGCCGCTGCTGGCGATCCTCGGCGCGCGCTGGTCGCGCCGCGATCTGCTGCTGGCGCTGATGGGCTTCTATGCGTTCGGCAATCTCGCCAGCGCGGTGGCGCCGGACTATCACAGCATGCTGCTGGCGCGCTTCGTCGCCGGCCTGCCGCACGGCGCCTATTTCGGCGTGGCGACCCTGGTGGCCGCCTCGATCGGTCCGCCCGACCAGCGCGGTGCGGCGGTCAGCCGGGTGCTGCTCGGCCTCAACCTGGCGGTGCTGGTCGGCAACCCGCTGGCGACCTGGCTCGGCCAGGTGGCGGAATGGCGCTACGCCTACGCCCTGGTCGCGGCGATCGCGGTGCTGACGGTGGTGCTGGTGTGGCGACTGCTACCGGCCGATCCGCAGGAGGCGCGGCCCTCGCCGTTGCGCGAACTGCGCGCCTTCAACCGCACGCAGGTGTGGCTGGCGCTGGGCATCGGCGCGATCGGTTTCGCCGGCATGTTCTGCGTCTTCAGCTATCTGGCGCCGACCCTGATGGAGGTCACCGGCGTGTCCGAACACTGGATCCCGGTGGCGATGGGCGCATTCGGGCTGGGCGGGTTGCTCGGCAATCTGGCCGGCGGCTGGCTGTTCGACCGGATGCAGTTCCGCGCGGTGCCGCTGGTGCTGCTGTGGTCGCTGGCGGTGTTGCTGGTGTTCCCGCTGGCGGCCACCTCGCCGTGGGCGGTGCTGCCGGCGGTGGTCGCGGTCGGCAGCATGGGCGCGCTGGCGCCCGTGCTGCAGACCCGCCTGATGGACGTGGCCAGCGATGCGCAGACCCTGGCCGCGGCCTCCAACCATGCCGCGTTCAACCTGGCCAACGCGCTGGGCCCGTGGCTGGGTGGGATCGCGATCGGCGCCGGCCTGGGCTGGACCTCCACCGGCTATGTCGGCGCGGCGATGGCCATGGGCGGCCTGCTGATCTACCTGTGGGCGCGCCAGGCGGCACGGCGCGGCGCCTGCGCGCACGCGGCCGGCTAG
- the thpR gene encoding RNA 2',3'-cyclic phosphodiesterase, which translates to MSPDAAPAGAQFSLGFDAPAARESLFFALLPDTRTAQAVHSLGERLCQAHGLHGRALPPERLHVTLHYLGEYAGIPPRLLQQACAAGQALAASPFQLAFDQAVTFDSRARSRPLVLRGDGEPAPLLALRHSLQQQLARHGVAPRADGAYLPHMTLAYVDQALAPQQVPALHWQATSLSLIRSVQGQGRYLHEASWPLRAAPAQRDA; encoded by the coding sequence ATGTCTCCCGATGCTGCGCCTGCCGGCGCCCAGTTCTCGCTCGGTTTCGATGCGCCTGCCGCACGCGAAAGCCTGTTCTTTGCGCTGCTACCCGACACGCGAACCGCGCAAGCGGTGCACAGCCTTGGCGAGCGACTGTGCCAGGCGCATGGTCTGCACGGGCGTGCGCTGCCGCCGGAGCGGCTGCATGTCACCTTGCACTATCTCGGCGAATACGCCGGGATTCCGCCACGCTTGCTGCAGCAGGCATGCGCCGCCGGGCAGGCGCTTGCGGCCTCGCCCTTTCAACTTGCATTCGACCAGGCGGTGACTTTCGACAGCCGCGCGCGTAGCCGACCGCTGGTACTGCGCGGTGACGGCGAGCCCGCTCCGCTGCTGGCCTTGCGTCATTCGCTGCAGCAGCAGTTGGCCCGACACGGCGTGGCGCCGCGCGCCGACGGCGCGTATCTGCCGCACATGACCCTGGCCTATGTCGATCAGGCGTTGGCGCCGCAGCAGGTGCCGGCGCTGCATTGGCAGGCGACGTCGCTGAGCCTGATCCGCAGCGTACAGGGCCAGGGCCGTTACCTGCACGAAGCCAGCTGGCCGTTGCGCGCCGCCCCTGCGCAGCGCGACGCATGA
- a CDS encoding lipopolysaccharide assembly protein LapB, translated as MQLPPALHTLLQQRIDRGADAEHRLQQLVALAFDANGLDLQYDPKATHSVAESYATRHVNCLSFTLLFVAMARDVGLQAQVQEVRRVLSWYEDGNALYNVGHVNAGVRVDSGRGSIDLDRSVLMDRRGPQPISDRRALAHYYNNRGAELLVDGDVDGARAHLAMALQMDARFAGAWNNQGVLAMRDGDSAAAARDYAKALEIDPEHLPALSNAVGLARRLGDGTREAALQRQMKQVRQRDPFQQYLLGNEAERRQDYPAAIAYYRHALHLYDGAHLLYFALARAYLHSGDTRRATAALREAMAHADPATQPRYQGKLDALRRLSSTARPLR; from the coding sequence ATGCAGCTGCCACCGGCGCTGCATACGCTGCTGCAGCAGCGCATCGACCGCGGCGCCGATGCCGAACACCGCCTGCAGCAACTGGTGGCGCTGGCCTTCGATGCCAACGGCCTGGACCTGCAGTACGACCCCAAGGCCACCCACAGCGTCGCCGAGAGCTACGCCACGCGCCATGTCAACTGCCTGTCCTTCACCCTGCTGTTCGTGGCGATGGCGCGCGACGTCGGGCTGCAGGCGCAGGTCCAGGAAGTACGCCGCGTGCTGAGCTGGTACGAGGACGGCAATGCGCTGTACAACGTCGGCCACGTCAACGCCGGCGTGCGCGTGGACAGCGGCCGCGGCAGCATCGACCTGGACCGCAGCGTGCTGATGGACCGGCGCGGGCCGCAGCCCATCTCCGATCGCCGCGCCCTCGCCCACTACTACAACAACCGCGGCGCCGAACTGCTGGTCGACGGCGATGTCGACGGCGCCCGCGCGCATCTGGCGATGGCATTGCAGATGGACGCGCGCTTCGCCGGGGCCTGGAACAACCAGGGCGTGCTGGCGATGCGCGATGGCGACAGTGCCGCCGCCGCACGCGACTACGCCAAAGCGCTGGAGATTGATCCGGAACACCTGCCGGCGCTGTCCAACGCCGTGGGCCTGGCCCGACGCCTGGGCGACGGCACGCGCGAGGCCGCCCTGCAGCGGCAGATGAAACAGGTGCGCCAACGCGACCCATTCCAGCAATACCTGCTCGGCAACGAGGCGGAGCGACGCCAGGACTACCCCGCAGCGATTGCCTACTACCGGCATGCCCTGCACCTCTACGACGGCGCCCACCTGCTGTACTTCGCCCTGGCCCGCGCCTACCTGCACAGCGGCGACACCCGCCGCGCCACCGCGGCGCTGCGCGAGGCCATGGCCCACGCCGATCCAGCCACGCAACCGCGCTACCAAGGCAAGCTGGACGCGCTGCGCAGGCTGTCTTCCACCGCGCGGCCGCTGCGCTAG
- the mprF gene encoding bifunctional lysylphosphatidylglycerol flippase/synthetase MprF, whose product MTDAAPSTAAPTPGWRRALPVLASLAILALALHALATEFSTHGYSAIRHAFNQLSLSQIVLTLLLGLSSYACLIGFDAVGLRRSGRKLHPMRISITAFLAHAVGQTLGFAALTGGAVRLRGYGRVGLSLAEIGQVVLMSTLGFVFGAWLLLALALTMEPAAAALALPVGATAVRAIGIALLVGFATMLLLAGRDGRTLRWRSHELWLPDRRTTLGVTALSVVELGLASAAFYVLLPNESGIEYIGFVGLYLVAVVAGLVSTVPAGLGVFEWSLLKLLPGVAPAAVLAAALIYRITYYVVPLLLSVLMASLSGLRRPLAASAGGVRVAWRTLRPWLPQIIALAVFAVGAALVIDGTLPTPKRRQDMAPLSIMETSHLLASLGGVVLLLIGQGLQRRSHAAWVLAIGICVLLPLPAWLRGGHVSVALSSLVVAVGLWGARREFYREGALLDEAWSWPWLRNLGLVLIATIWLLFFVYSHVEYQNELWWEFATSANAPRALRAVLLVSVAVVVFGLARLLHSTRSPLPPADGAQLDALAPVLAEATDTQACLVLTGDKALLQAEDGPGFVMMQRYGGSLVAMGDPVGAPEVARALIWRFREEADRMGLRPVFYQVGEQHWQTYLDLGLTLVKLGEEAMVSLEGFHLEGRDRADLRQAWNRGKRSGLSFRIVETDAVDALMPVLAEVSQQWLEDKAGAEKGFSLGSFDPAYLRRFPIAVVEFEGKVVAFANLWQAPAGHELSVDLMRHIADAPKGTMDFLFIELFLWGRDQGYKRFSLGMAPLSGLAQHRLAGRWNRFGNLIVRHGERFYGFTGLRRFKSKFAPAWRTRYLAAPGGMHLPAALLDVTRLISLDPRKPE is encoded by the coding sequence ATGACCGACGCCGCGCCCTCTACTGCCGCACCCACGCCCGGCTGGCGCCGTGCGCTGCCGGTGCTGGCCAGCCTGGCGATCCTGGCCCTGGCGCTGCACGCGCTGGCCACGGAGTTCAGCACCCACGGCTACAGTGCGATCCGTCACGCCTTCAACCAGCTGAGCCTCAGCCAGATCGTGCTGACCCTGCTGCTGGGCCTGAGCAGCTACGCCTGCCTGATCGGCTTCGATGCCGTCGGCCTGCGCCGCAGCGGGCGCAAGCTGCACCCGATGCGGATCAGCATCACCGCGTTCCTGGCGCATGCGGTCGGGCAGACCCTGGGCTTCGCCGCATTGACCGGCGGCGCGGTGCGCCTGCGCGGTTACGGCCGGGTCGGGCTGAGCCTGGCCGAGATCGGCCAGGTGGTGCTGATGAGCACGCTCGGCTTCGTGTTCGGCGCGTGGCTGCTGCTGGCGCTGGCCCTGACCATGGAACCGGCCGCGGCGGCGCTGGCGCTGCCGGTCGGCGCGACTGCGGTGCGCGCGATCGGCATCGCGTTGCTGGTCGGCTTCGCCACGATGCTGCTGCTGGCCGGCCGCGACGGCCGCACCCTGCGCTGGCGCAGCCACGAACTGTGGCTGCCGGACCGGCGCACCACCCTGGGCGTGACCGCGCTGAGCGTGGTCGAACTGGGGCTGGCCAGTGCCGCGTTCTACGTGCTGCTGCCCAACGAATCGGGCATCGAGTACATCGGCTTCGTCGGCCTGTACCTGGTCGCGGTGGTGGCGGGCCTGGTCTCGACCGTGCCGGCCGGCCTGGGCGTGTTCGAGTGGAGCCTGCTCAAGCTGCTGCCCGGCGTGGCGCCGGCGGCGGTGCTGGCGGCGGCGCTGATCTACCGCATCACCTACTACGTGGTGCCGCTGCTGCTGTCGGTGCTGATGGCGTCGCTGTCCGGCCTGCGCCGGCCGCTGGCCGCCAGTGCCGGCGGCGTGCGCGTGGCCTGGCGCACGCTGCGCCCGTGGCTGCCGCAGATCATCGCCCTGGCGGTGTTCGCGGTCGGCGCGGCGCTGGTCATCGACGGCACCCTGCCCACGCCCAAGCGCCGCCAGGACATGGCGCCGCTGTCGATCATGGAAACCTCGCACCTGCTGGCCAGCCTCGGCGGCGTGGTGCTGCTGCTGATCGGCCAGGGCCTGCAGCGGCGCAGCCATGCCGCCTGGGTGCTGGCGATCGGCATCTGCGTGCTGCTGCCGCTGCCGGCCTGGCTGCGCGGCGGCCACGTCTCGGTGGCGCTGTCCTCGCTGGTGGTGGCGGTCGGCCTGTGGGGCGCGCGCCGCGAGTTCTACCGCGAGGGCGCGCTGCTCGACGAGGCCTGGTCGTGGCCGTGGCTGCGCAACCTCGGCCTGGTGCTGATCGCCACGATCTGGCTGCTGTTCTTCGTCTACAGCCACGTCGAATACCAGAACGAGCTGTGGTGGGAATTCGCCACCTCGGCCAACGCGCCGCGTGCGCTGCGCGCGGTGCTGCTGGTCAGCGTGGCGGTGGTGGTATTCGGGCTGGCGCGGCTGCTGCACAGCACGCGCTCGCCATTGCCGCCGGCCGATGGCGCGCAACTGGACGCGTTGGCGCCGGTGCTGGCCGAGGCCACCGACACCCAGGCCTGCCTGGTGCTGACCGGCGACAAGGCGCTGCTGCAGGCCGAGGACGGCCCCGGCTTCGTGATGATGCAGCGCTACGGCGGCTCGCTGGTGGCGATGGGCGACCCGGTCGGCGCGCCGGAAGTGGCCCGCGCGCTGATCTGGCGCTTCCGCGAGGAAGCCGACCGCATGGGCCTGCGCCCGGTGTTCTACCAGGTCGGCGAGCAGCACTGGCAGACCTACCTGGACCTGGGCCTGACCCTGGTCAAGCTCGGCGAGGAAGCGATGGTGTCGCTGGAGGGCTTCCACCTGGAAGGCCGCGACCGCGCCGACCTGCGCCAGGCCTGGAACCGCGGCAAGCGCAGCGGGCTGAGCTTCCGCATCGTCGAGACCGACGCGGTGGACGCGCTGATGCCGGTGCTGGCCGAGGTCTCGCAGCAGTGGCTGGAAGACAAGGCCGGTGCCGAGAAGGGCTTCTCGCTGGGCAGCTTCGACCCGGCCTACCTGCGCCGCTTCCCGATCGCGGTGGTGGAGTTCGAGGGCAAGGTCGTGGCCTTCGCCAACCTGTGGCAGGCCCCGGCCGGTCACGAGCTGTCGGTGGACCTGATGCGGCACATCGCCGATGCGCCGAAGGGCACGATGGACTTCCTGTTCATCGAGCTGTTCCTGTGGGGCCGCGACCAGGGCTACAAGCGCTTCTCGCTGGGCATGGCGCCGCTGTCGGGCTTGGCCCAGCACCGCCTGGCCGGCCGCTGGAACCGCTTCGGCAACCTGATCGTGCGCCACGGCGAACGCTTCTACGGCTTCACCGGCCTGCGCCGCTTCAAGTCCAAGTTCGCCCCCGCCTGGCGCACCCGCTACCTCGCCGCCCCCGGCGGCATGCACCTGCCCGCCGCCCTGCTGGACGTGACCCGACTGATCTCGCTGGATCCGCGCAAGCCGGAGTGA
- a CDS encoding virulence factor family protein: MWGCALGGLLAAGVAGAAPGAAATAAPRAGAPATAPEKLSHGRFEQVPVLLPKGNAQRVVLWFAGGKHADAERMRQIEALRDDGAMVAVIDSAHLQAVLAKIDGTCGFSAGDVENFSRYVQAYFHVPTYHLPLLVGDGDGAALAYAVAAQAPKHLLAGLLTEDFCPVQVLDDQICGAGITAPARALQATALPVPWLAALDAKTRRDRCTQQSDAFLQKVAQARQFRRSASGDALPGLRAAVRSLGDRPGVSLPPTPADLAGLPVVEVPAAAGAGDADNGNVFAIFVSGDGGWAGLDQQVAGALAKAGIPVVGVDSLRYFWSERTPQGFATDLDRIYRHYSHLWQRGRVVLIGFSQGADVLPAAYNQLPEAMRDQVQLTALLSVGKTADYEFHVSNWISSGDDGLPIAPEVAKMPPAQTLCIYGEDDDDALCPDLPKGAVQLVKLPGDHHFQGDYATLAKQILQRIQ, translated from the coding sequence ATGTGGGGATGTGCATTGGGCGGACTGCTCGCGGCCGGCGTCGCCGGCGCAGCACCGGGCGCTGCGGCCACCGCCGCGCCGCGTGCCGGCGCACCGGCCACGGCGCCGGAAAAGCTCAGCCACGGCCGCTTCGAGCAGGTGCCGGTGCTGTTGCCCAAGGGCAACGCGCAGCGCGTGGTGCTGTGGTTCGCCGGCGGCAAGCACGCCGACGCCGAGCGCATGCGCCAGATCGAGGCGCTGCGCGACGACGGCGCCATGGTCGCGGTGATCGACAGTGCGCACCTGCAGGCGGTGCTGGCCAAGATCGACGGCACCTGCGGCTTCTCCGCCGGCGACGTGGAGAATTTCTCGCGCTACGTGCAGGCCTATTTCCACGTGCCGACCTACCACCTGCCGTTGCTGGTGGGCGATGGCGACGGCGCCGCGCTGGCCTATGCGGTCGCTGCGCAGGCGCCCAAGCATCTGCTGGCGGGCCTGCTGACCGAGGATTTCTGCCCGGTGCAGGTGCTCGACGACCAGATCTGCGGCGCCGGCATCACCGCGCCGGCGCGTGCGTTGCAGGCGACTGCGCTGCCGGTGCCGTGGCTGGCGGCGCTCGATGCCAAGACCCGCCGCGACCGTTGCACCCAGCAGAGCGACGCGTTCCTGCAGAAGGTGGCGCAGGCGCGGCAGTTCCGCCGCAGCGCCAGCGGCGATGCGCTGCCGGGGCTGCGTGCGGCGGTGCGTTCGCTGGGCGACCGGCCCGGCGTCAGCCTGCCGCCGACCCCGGCCGACCTGGCCGGGCTGCCGGTGGTCGAAGTGCCTGCCGCCGCGGGCGCGGGTGATGCCGACAACGGCAACGTGTTCGCGATCTTCGTCTCCGGCGACGGCGGCTGGGCCGGACTCGACCAGCAGGTCGCCGGCGCCCTGGCCAAGGCCGGCATCCCGGTGGTGGGCGTGGATTCGCTGCGCTACTTCTGGAGCGAGCGCACGCCGCAGGGCTTCGCCACCGACCTGGACCGCATCTACCGCCACTACAGCCACCTGTGGCAACGCGGGCGGGTGGTGCTGATCGGCTTCTCGCAGGGCGCCGACGTGCTGCCGGCGGCCTACAACCAGTTGCCGGAAGCGATGCGCGACCAGGTGCAGCTCACCGCCTTGCTGTCGGTCGGCAAGACCGCCGACTACGAGTTCCACGTGTCCAACTGGATCAGCTCCGGCGACGACGGCCTGCCGATCGCCCCGGAAGTGGCGAAGATGCCGCCGGCGCAGACCCTGTGCATCTATGGCGAGGACGACGACGACGCGCTGTGCCCGGACCTGCCCAAGGGCGCGGTGCAACTGGTCAAGCTGCCCGGCGACCATCATTTCCAGGGCGATTACGCGACGCTGGCCAAGCAGATTCTGCAGCGGATTCAGTAG